A part of Solibacillus sp. FSL H8-0538 genomic DNA contains:
- a CDS encoding acyl-CoA dehydrogenase family protein, translating into MHFDLTDEQKMIQQTLKEFADEVVAPGAIERDKTKEFPLKVFKQLSEMGMMGLPFPEVYGGAGADTISFAIVTEELSRVCASTGITYSAHISLGGAPLNLFGTEEQKQKYLVPICKGESFGAFGLTEPNAGSDAGGTETSAKLANGQFTINGSKVFITNASYAKHLALTAITNIEKGKKEISAVIVPTDTQGFTIKADYDKMGLNASNTTELILDNVVVPEGNLLGVRGNGFKQFLTTLDGGRIGIAAMAVGIAQGAFNKAVKYSKQRRQFGKALAEFQATQFKLADMAVKIELARTFVYKAAWLKDQGRSFGKEAAIAKYFASEMAMEVCDEAIQIHGGYGYMKEYEVERFLRDAKLLEIGEGTSEVQKMVIARHILQQ; encoded by the coding sequence ATGCATTTCGATTTAACGGACGAACAGAAGATGATTCAACAGACACTAAAGGAGTTTGCTGATGAGGTAGTTGCCCCTGGTGCGATTGAACGTGATAAAACGAAGGAATTCCCCCTGAAAGTATTTAAACAATTGTCTGAAATGGGCATGATGGGACTACCATTTCCAGAAGTATACGGGGGGGCAGGTGCTGATACTATCAGTTTTGCCATTGTTACAGAGGAGCTGAGCCGCGTATGTGCATCGACAGGAATTACGTATTCTGCACATATTTCACTAGGCGGCGCGCCGCTAAATTTATTCGGTACAGAGGAGCAAAAGCAAAAATATTTGGTGCCTATTTGTAAAGGCGAGTCATTTGGTGCATTTGGTTTAACGGAGCCGAATGCAGGTTCTGATGCGGGAGGTACCGAAACGAGTGCTAAGCTTGCAAATGGACAGTTTACAATTAACGGTTCAAAAGTGTTTATTACAAATGCTAGCTATGCTAAGCATTTAGCATTGACAGCGATTACGAATATTGAAAAAGGGAAAAAAGAAATAAGTGCGGTCATCGTTCCAACTGATACGCAAGGTTTTACCATTAAAGCGGATTATGACAAAATGGGCCTTAATGCTTCAAATACGACTGAACTCATTCTAGATAATGTCGTCGTACCAGAGGGAAATCTACTAGGTGTGCGCGGTAATGGCTTTAAGCAGTTTTTAACGACACTGGATGGTGGGCGTATAGGAATTGCTGCGATGGCTGTAGGGATTGCGCAAGGAGCCTTTAATAAAGCGGTAAAATATTCAAAACAGCGTAGGCAGTTTGGTAAAGCGCTTGCTGAATTTCAGGCTACGCAGTTTAAATTAGCTGATATGGCAGTAAAGATCGAGCTGGCACGCACATTTGTTTATAAGGCGGCATGGCTAAAAGATCAAGGTCGATCGTTTGGCAAGGAAGCGGCCATTGCCAAATACTTTGCTTCGGAAATGGCGATGGAGGTCTGTGATGAGGCAATTCAAATACACGGGGGATATGGCTATATGAAGGAATACGAGGTGGAGCGCTTCCTACGCGATGCAAAATTACTTGAAATTGGGGAAGGAACGTCCGAAGTCCAAAAAATGGTTATTGCAAGACATATTTTGCAACAATAA
- a CDS encoding c-type cytochrome produces MKNNPIIPYILIMAFGIGLIFFMSLEGATKEEAAEGGETTETAEGGADLVASCISCHGGELEGGMGPKLVGQDPAHITDVLVNGLEGSNFMTPGMKSEAEAQAIADYISSLK; encoded by the coding sequence ATGAAAAACAATCCAATTATTCCTTACATCTTAATTATGGCATTCGGTATCGGACTTATTTTCTTTATGTCATTAGAAGGTGCAACCAAGGAAGAAGCAGCAGAAGGCGGAGAAACTACTGAAACAGCAGAAGGTGGCGCGGACTTAGTAGCATCTTGCATTAGCTGTCACGGCGGCGAATTAGAGGGTGGTATGGGTCCTAAATTAGTAGGTCAAGATCCAGCACATATCACTGACGTTCTAGTAAACGGCTTAGAAGGCTCTAACTTTATGACTCCAGGTATGAAATCTGAAGCTGAAGCTCAAGCAATTGCTGATTACATTTCTTCATTAAAATAA
- a CDS encoding Nif3-like dinuclear metal center hexameric protein — MKKVNGNEIIQLFESWSPKKLACMPNDPIGLAIGTLNKEVTKVLVTLDVTDAVVEEAIAEGCELIIAHHPPIFFKLANLRTDNPQGKLYEKLIKNDIAVYAAHTNLDVAQGGVNDLLADALGLQQRQILEHTYSEQLMKLAVFVPVEYATTVRTALATAGAGQIGQYDTCSFSVLGEGRFRALEGANPFVGEIGEVQQETEQKIEVVFPTWMKNKVLKAMLNVHPYEEPAYDLFVMALETNEQGLGRIGKLAEPMTLKQFAEFVKVQLDVPCVRVVGPVEGLVSKVAVVGGDGNKYIRTAKRAGADVFVTGDIGFHMAQDAEVQGLSIVDPGHHVEKVMIKGVVEKMATLCSEKKLPVEFIQSQIHTEPFTFI, encoded by the coding sequence ATGAAGAAAGTAAATGGCAATGAAATCATTCAATTGTTTGAATCATGGTCGCCAAAAAAACTTGCATGTATGCCAAATGATCCGATTGGACTAGCGATTGGTACATTAAATAAAGAAGTAACTAAGGTCCTTGTCACGCTAGATGTAACTGATGCTGTTGTAGAGGAGGCGATTGCGGAGGGATGTGAGCTAATTATTGCACATCACCCCCCGATCTTCTTCAAACTGGCGAATTTACGAACGGACAACCCACAAGGCAAATTGTATGAAAAGCTTATTAAAAATGATATCGCTGTTTATGCGGCACATACAAATCTGGATGTTGCACAAGGTGGTGTGAACGATTTATTAGCAGACGCACTAGGATTGCAGCAACGTCAAATTTTAGAGCATACGTATAGTGAGCAATTAATGAAGCTCGCTGTGTTTGTACCAGTGGAGTATGCGACAACTGTGCGTACGGCACTTGCTACAGCCGGTGCAGGCCAAATTGGTCAATATGATACATGTAGCTTTAGCGTATTAGGTGAAGGGCGCTTCCGAGCACTTGAAGGCGCGAATCCGTTCGTTGGTGAAATTGGTGAGGTACAACAGGAGACAGAACAAAAAATTGAAGTCGTGTTTCCAACTTGGATGAAAAATAAAGTATTGAAGGCAATGTTAAACGTACATCCATATGAGGAGCCAGCGTATGATTTATTTGTCATGGCGCTTGAAACGAACGAACAGGGCTTAGGACGCATTGGAAAGCTTGCTGAGCCAATGACATTAAAGCAGTTCGCGGAGTTCGTTAAAGTGCAGCTAGACGTGCCTTGTGTGCGTGTAGTAGGTCCTGTTGAAGGGCTTGTATCAAAGGTAGCGGTTGTTGGTGGTGATGGTAATAAATATATCCGTACTGCAAAACGTGCCGGTGCAGATGTATTTGTTACAGGTGATATCGGCTTCCACATGGCGCAAGATGCAGAGGTTCAAGGACTGAGCATTGTAGATCCAGGTCATCATGTAGAAAAAGTGATGATCAAAGGTGTTGTTGAGAAAATGGCAACGCTTTGTTCAGAGAAAAAATTGCCAGTAGAATTTATTCAATCCCAAATTCATACAGAGCCGTTTACATTCATTTAA
- a CDS encoding tRNA (adenine(22)-N(1))-methyltransferase, giving the protein MNAQKLSKRLESVAFFVPTGAVLADIGSDHAYLPCYLIHKGIAARAVAGEVVKGPYESAVRQVRTEELTEKIIVRMADGLAAIEESDRVDTVTIAGMGGPLIVSILEKHPGALKSVTRLILQPNIHAKVIREWALKNGWALQDEVILEEDEKVYEVLVLQRGAMALTEAEILLGKQLLANRTNIFVQKWSREVANWQRVLTSIEKADATAEIEAKRAELNHLISLVQEALA; this is encoded by the coding sequence ATGAATGCACAAAAGCTTTCAAAAAGACTAGAATCGGTAGCGTTCTTTGTTCCAACAGGAGCAGTACTTGCAGATATTGGTAGTGATCATGCGTATTTACCGTGTTATTTAATTCATAAAGGCATCGCTGCACGTGCAGTAGCTGGCGAGGTTGTAAAGGGTCCTTATGAATCGGCGGTGCGTCAAGTGCGTACAGAAGAACTAACTGAAAAAATTATCGTTCGTATGGCAGATGGGTTAGCTGCTATAGAGGAGTCGGATCGTGTTGATACGGTAACGATTGCTGGTATGGGTGGTCCATTAATTGTGTCGATTTTAGAAAAGCATCCAGGGGCCTTGAAATCTGTGACACGCTTAATCCTTCAACCAAATATTCATGCGAAAGTCATTCGTGAATGGGCGTTAAAAAATGGTTGGGCTTTACAAGATGAAGTGATTTTAGAAGAAGATGAGAAAGTGTATGAAGTATTAGTACTACAACGAGGTGCAATGGCATTAACAGAAGCCGAAATTCTATTAGGGAAGCAGTTGCTTGCGAATCGTACGAATATTTTTGTACAAAAATGGAGCCGTGAAGTGGCAAATTGGCAGCGTGTACTAACATCAATTGAAAAAGCAGATGCAACAGCTGAAATTGAAGCAAAACGTGCAGAATTAAATCATCTCATTTCGCTCGTACAGGAGGCGCTTGCATGA